The proteins below come from a single Torulaspora delbrueckii CBS 1146 chromosome 5, complete genome genomic window:
- the DBR1 gene encoding RNA lariat debranching enzyme (similar to Saccharomyces cerevisiae DBR1 (YKL149C); ancestral locus Anc_5.254) codes for MRVAIQGCCHGELHQVFQRVAELHAENPIDLLLILGDFQSIRDEKDFQSISIPPKYQKYGDFRDYYHDDELKPSVLTLFIGGNHESMRHLMLLPHGGYAARDIYYLGYSNVIWYRGLRIGSLSGIWKKWDFHKDRPSWETLESGQWSSKVRELYHVRSSDTKPLFMLNGPLDIMMSHDWPNEVVYHGNTQDLLKWKPFFKKDIQTHQLGNPISWKLLTHLKPKWWFSAHLHVKYKAIVKHNKRKKKNQDEVDLDLSSEDERDDLETVFLALDKCLPRRQWLEIIDIEPDTTHPSFKNKDTLYWDPEFISNLQTVADQNSIPKVKDAIDWDQYQIPQYVPGIQRQETEQTSNYNHKFFSNIYNA; via the coding sequence ATGCGTGTGGCGATACAAGGCTGCTGCCATGGTGAATTACACCAAGTGTTTCAGAGAGTAGCTGAATTGCACGCTGAAAACCCTATAGATCTTTTGCTAATCCTTGGTGATTTCCAAAGTATAAGGGATGAGAAGGATTTCCAATCCATTAGCATCCCAccaaaataccaaaaataCGGAGATTTCAGGGATTATTACcacgatgatgaattgaaaccATCTGTGTTGACTTTGTTCATCGGTGGGAACCACGAATCCATGCGGCACTTGATGCTTTTGCCCCATGGAGGGTATGCCGCTCGAGATATCTACTACTTGGGTTACTCCAACGTCATATGGTACCGTGGATTGAGGATAGGTTCTTTAAGTggtatttggaagaagtggGACTTTCACAAAGATAGACCTAGCTGGGAAACTCTGGAATCGGGGCAATGGTCTTCCAAGGTACGTGAATTATACCATGTCAGGAGTTCCGACACGAAACCGCTGTTCATGTTGAATGGCCCACTAGATATCATGATGAGTCACGACTGGCCCAACGAGGTGGTATATCATGGCAATACGCAGGATTTACTCAAGTGGAAAccttttttcaagaaagatattCAAACGCATCAGTTGGGGAATCCAATCAGCTGGAAACTATTAACGCATTTGAAACCTAAATGGTGGTTTAGTGCACATTTACATGTCAAATATAAAGCAATTGTGAAGCACAAtaagaggaagaagaagaaccaagatgaagttgatttGGATTTGTCAAGTGAAGATGAGCGTGATGATTTAGAAACTGTTTTCTTGGCACTTGACAAGTGCCTACCGAGAAGGCAATGGCTCGAAATCATTGACATTGAGCCAGACACTACGCAtccatctttcaaaaacaagGACACATTATACTGGGACCCTGAATTTATCTCAAATCTACAAACCGTCGCTGACCAAAACTCTATTCCGAAGGTCAAAGATGCAATAGACTGGGACCAATACCAAATACCTCAATACGTTCCCGGCATCCAACGACAAGAGACTGAACAAACTTCTAATTACAATCATAAATTTTTCTCGAATATATATAATGCCTAA